A window of Pseudomonas guangdongensis contains these coding sequences:
- a CDS encoding serine hydrolase domain-containing protein gives MSLLTVPRRCALAGALLLGAALPAAAGPALDAAASDPVALGWMQGFPPPDDKLIGQPDANYFSFPKLRWTVCHFRELLPTKRVSRGLGAPRPLPYALDAGIDALRFTPLGGGAPMSWADALAANYTDGILVLHKGRVVYERYAGCLDEAGVHGAMSVTKSLTGLLAEILVAEGRLDEQAQVASLIPELAASAFGNATVQQVMEMTTGIAYSEDYSDPNAEVWAYSAAASPLPKPADYRGPRTYYQYLATVRPEGRHGEAFAYKTVNTDVLGWIVARTTGQSLTDLLSARIWSRIGAEQDAYYTVDSIGTPFAGGGLSAGLRDLARVGQLILDGGMLDGERLFPAAAVERIRAGGDRAAFARAGYRQILGGSYRGMWWVFHNPHGAFAARGVHGQTIYIDPRAEMVVVRFASHPQAANAANDPTSLPAYQALAEYLLGKP, from the coding sequence ATGTCCCTGCTCACCGTTCCCCGCCGCTGCGCCCTGGCCGGCGCCCTGCTGTTGGGTGCTGCGCTGCCGGCCGCCGCCGGCCCGGCGCTCGACGCCGCCGCTTCCGATCCCGTGGCCCTCGGCTGGATGCAGGGCTTCCCGCCGCCGGACGACAAGCTGATCGGCCAGCCCGATGCCAACTATTTCAGTTTCCCCAAGCTGCGCTGGACGGTCTGCCACTTCCGCGAGCTGCTGCCCACCAAGCGGGTGTCCCGCGGCCTGGGCGCGCCACGCCCGTTGCCGTATGCCCTCGACGCCGGCATCGACGCGCTGCGCTTCACCCCGTTGGGCGGCGGCGCGCCGATGAGCTGGGCGGATGCGCTGGCGGCCAACTACACCGACGGCATCCTGGTCCTGCACAAGGGCCGGGTGGTCTACGAGCGCTACGCCGGCTGCCTCGACGAAGCGGGGGTGCATGGCGCCATGTCGGTCACCAAGTCGCTGACCGGGCTGCTGGCGGAGATCCTCGTCGCCGAGGGTCGGCTCGACGAGCAGGCGCAGGTCGCCAGTCTGATACCCGAACTGGCCGCCAGCGCCTTCGGCAACGCCACCGTGCAGCAGGTCATGGAGATGACCACCGGCATCGCCTACAGCGAGGACTACAGCGACCCCAACGCCGAGGTCTGGGCCTACAGCGCCGCCGCCAGCCCGCTGCCCAAACCGGCCGACTACCGCGGGCCGCGCACCTATTACCAGTACCTGGCCACCGTGCGTCCCGAGGGTCGTCACGGCGAGGCTTTCGCCTACAAGACGGTGAACACCGACGTGCTCGGCTGGATCGTTGCGCGCACCACCGGCCAGTCGCTGACCGACCTGCTGTCGGCGCGGATCTGGAGCCGGATCGGCGCCGAGCAGGACGCCTACTACACGGTGGACTCCATCGGCACGCCCTTCGCCGGCGGCGGCCTGAGCGCCGGGCTGCGCGACCTGGCGCGGGTCGGCCAGCTGATCCTCGACGGCGGGATGCTCGACGGCGAGCGGCTGTTTCCCGCCGCGGCCGTCGAGCGGATCCGCGCTGGCGGCGACCGGGCGGCCTTCGCCAGGGCCGGTTACCGGCAGATCCTCGGCGGCAGCTACCGCGGCATGTGGTGGGTGTTCCACAACCCCCACGGCGCCTTCGCGGCGCGCGGCGTGCATGGCCAGACGATCTATATCGACCCGCGCGCCGAGATGGTCGTCGTCCGCTTCGCCTCCCACCCGCAGGCCGCCAACGCCGCGAACGATCCGACCTCGCTGCCGGCCTATCAGGCGCTGGCCGAGTACCTGCTGGGCAAGCCGTGA
- a CDS encoding DMT family transporter, which translates to MLRQSLRADLLMLLTAAIWGSTFVAQRLGMEEIGPFLYTGLRFALGALVLLPLLLHRPAGRAPLPPPDRPLLLGGALLGLVLTCGINLQQVGLLFTSVTNSGFITGLYVIMVPLLGLLVGQRAGTGTWLGAGLAVLGMALLSLGADFRIASGDWLQLAGAVVWGVHVLLVGALASRHDPLRIAFLQFLTCALLSLLLAVLLEEIDVAAILRAGPAILYGGVIAVGIGFTLQVVAQKHAIASHAAIILSLEAVFAALAGALLLDESLPARGYLGAALMLAGMLVAQLWPRRAPAAA; encoded by the coding sequence ATGTTACGCCAGAGCCTGCGCGCCGATCTGCTGATGCTGCTGACCGCCGCCATCTGGGGCAGCACCTTCGTCGCCCAGCGCCTGGGCATGGAGGAAATCGGCCCGTTCCTCTACACCGGCCTGCGCTTCGCCCTCGGTGCCCTGGTGCTGCTGCCGCTGCTGCTCCACCGCCCGGCCGGCCGGGCGCCGCTGCCGCCCCCGGACCGGCCGCTGCTGCTCGGCGGCGCGCTGCTCGGCCTGGTGCTGACCTGCGGGATCAACCTGCAGCAGGTCGGCCTGCTGTTCACCAGCGTGACCAACTCCGGCTTCATCACCGGTCTCTACGTGATCATGGTGCCGCTGCTCGGCCTACTGGTTGGCCAGCGCGCCGGAACCGGCACCTGGCTGGGCGCCGGCCTGGCGGTGCTGGGCATGGCGCTGCTGAGCCTCGGCGCGGACTTCCGCATCGCCTCCGGCGACTGGCTGCAACTGGCCGGCGCGGTGGTCTGGGGCGTGCATGTGCTGCTGGTCGGCGCGCTGGCCAGCCGCCACGATCCGCTGCGCATCGCCTTCCTGCAGTTCCTCACCTGCGCACTGCTGAGCCTGCTGCTCGCCGTGCTGCTGGAGGAAATCGACGTCGCGGCGATCCTCCGCGCCGGGCCGGCGATCCTCTATGGCGGAGTGATCGCGGTGGGCATCGGCTTCACCCTGCAGGTGGTGGCGCAGAAGCACGCCATCGCCTCCCACGCGGCGATCATCCTTTCCCTGGAAGCGGTGTTCGCCGCCCTCGCCGGCGCCCTGCTGCTCGACGAATCCCTGCCGGCGCGCGGCTACCTGGGCGCGGCGCTGATGCTCGCCGGCATGCTGGTCGCCCAGCTGTGGCCGCGCCGCGCACCGGCCGCCGCCTGA
- a CDS encoding diacylglycerol kinase, whose amino-acid sequence MTSPFKGRTGLKRILNAAGYSRDGLCAAFRGEAAFRQLALLNLVLVPLAFFLDVSRGERALLVAVCLLALIVELLNSAIEATVDRISLERHPLSKNAKDMGSAAQAVALGMIALVWGIVLLG is encoded by the coding sequence ATGACTTCCCCCTTCAAGGGCCGTACCGGCCTCAAACGCATCCTCAACGCCGCCGGCTATTCCCGCGACGGGCTGTGCGCGGCGTTTCGCGGCGAGGCGGCGTTCCGCCAGCTGGCGCTGCTCAACCTCGTGCTGGTGCCGCTGGCCTTCTTCCTCGACGTCAGTCGCGGCGAGCGCGCCCTGCTGGTCGCCGTGTGCCTGCTGGCGCTGATCGTCGAGCTGCTCAACTCAGCCATCGAGGCCACCGTCGACCGCATCTCCCTGGAGCGCCATCCGCTGTCGAAGAACGCCAAGGACATGGGCAGCGCCGCCCAGGCGGTGGCGCTGGGCATGATCGCCCTGGTCTGGGGCATCGTCCTGCTCGGCTGA
- the erdR gene encoding response regulator transcription factor ErdR: MAAYEILIADDHPLFRSALQQALSMGLGADAHLVEVASIAELEVRLNEKRDWDLVLLDLNMPGAYGFSGLVLLRGQYPQIPVVMVSAQEEAAVVQRSREFGASGFIPKSSPLETIQEAVRAVLDGDAWWPPQLEEAAALSEEARAASEGLASLTPQQFRVLTMVCEGLLNKQIAYELSVSEATVKAHVTAIFRKLGVRTRTQAALLLQQMESMPS, encoded by the coding sequence ATGGCCGCCTACGAAATCCTGATCGCCGATGACCATCCGTTGTTCCGCAGCGCCCTGCAGCAGGCCTTGAGCATGGGCCTGGGGGCCGACGCGCATCTGGTGGAAGTGGCCAGCATCGCCGAACTGGAAGTGCGCCTGAACGAGAAGCGCGACTGGGACCTGGTTCTGCTCGATCTCAACATGCCCGGCGCCTACGGTTTTTCCGGCCTGGTCCTGCTGCGCGGCCAGTACCCGCAGATTCCGGTGGTGATGGTCTCGGCCCAGGAAGAGGCGGCGGTGGTGCAGCGCTCGCGCGAGTTCGGCGCCAGCGGCTTCATCCCCAAGTCCAGCCCGCTGGAAACCATCCAGGAAGCGGTGCGCGCTGTGCTCGACGGCGATGCCTGGTGGCCGCCGCAGCTGGAGGAGGCCGCCGCCCTGTCCGAAGAGGCGCGCGCCGCCAGCGAGGGGCTGGCCAGCCTCACCCCGCAGCAGTTCCGCGTGCTGACCATGGTCTGCGAAGGCCTGCTCAACAAGCAGATCGCCTACGAGCTGAGCGTCTCCGAGGCCACCGTCAAGGCCCACGTCACCGCCATCTTCCGCAAGCTCGGCGTGCGCACCCGCACCCAGGCGGCGCTGCTGCTGCAGCAGATGGAATCGATGCCCTCCTGA